Below is a window of Arabidopsis thaliana chromosome 2, partial sequence DNA.
tctcctcatCACAAAATTCTCCGACGCATTACATTTTCTTCCGATCAATACAGAGAGATCAGTTtctgagagagaagaagatgtctATAGAGGAAGAAAACGTTCCAACGACTGTTGACTCAGGAGCTGCCGATACAACGGTGAAATCTCCGGAGAAGAAACCGGCGGCGAAAGGTGGTAAATCtaagaagacgacgacggcTAAAGCAACGAAGAAGCCTGTGAAAGCTGCTGCtccaacgaagaagaaaacaacttcCTCTCACCCTACCTATGAAGAGGTCAATATTCgatctaaactttttttttttgaatttttatcaGATTCATAGATTtggaatttgaattttgtttgaattcgATGCAGATGATTAAAGATGCGATTGTAACGTTGAAGGAGAGAACTGGATCTAGTCAATACGCGATTCAGAAATTCATAGAGGAGAAACATAAATCACTGCCTCCTACTTTTAGGAAGCTTTTGCTTGTGAATCTCAAGAGACTTGTTGCTTCTGAGAAATTGGTTAAAGTCAAAGCTTCTTTTAAGATTCCTTCTGCTAGATCCGCAGCAACACCTAAACCGGCTGCTCCGGTTAAGAAGAAGGCAACTGTAGTAGCTAAACCTAAGGGTAAggttgctgctgctgttgctcCTGCTAAAGCTAAAGCGGCGGCTAAAGGAACTAAGAAGCCTGCGGCTAAAGTTGTTGCTAAGGCTAAGGTTACTGCTAAACCTAAGGCTAAGGTTACTGCTGCTAAACCTAAGTCTAAGTCTGTTGCTGCTGTTTCCAAGACTAAAGCTGTTGCTGCTAAGCCTAAGGCTAAGGAGAGACCAGCTAAAGCTTCTAGGACTTCGACTAGAACATCTCCAGGGAAAAAAGTTGCTGCTCCTGCTAAGAAAGTGGCTGTGACTAAGAAGGCTCCGGCTAAGAGTGTGAAGGTGAAGTCTCCGGCGAAGAGAGCTTCGACTAGGAAGGCtaagaagtgaagaagattgGTTTAGGATAGGTTTTGGGGGGAGATTGAATACATGGTGGTGGTTAGCTTCTATAGGGTAGTCTTGTATAATTGAATCATCCTTGAAGGAGCTTGCTTTCCAAAgttttttacttgtttctttggtttcttcttgaaacttttttttttcttctttgtaagttttggtttgtttgaattttaagCTTTTTGATCAATAGCTATAATGTGATGGTTTCTTCACTCTTTTACTTGTTCAGAAACTGTTATAGAAGCTTTCCATTTCAAGCAAATGACATTCACATGTTTAGTTCTGTCTTACTGTATCATTGTCTTTGTGGATTCTTCAGTTGTGGTTTTGAAGGAACTGGTCTCTCTTAAGAACAAGCTTGACCAATGTTAAGGTGAGATTCATATGTTTTCCTCTGAATCATGTCATACATTTGCTTCCTTAAACATCTCTTAAGACCAAGCTTGACAATGTAACTATCTCTTAGGTTAGGTGTTGCCAATTCTCTCTTTACTAGAGagattcaattttgtttgatgttttaggaGTTACATAAATGAATGACATAccgggaaaaaaaaagctaagaGATCTTCTGCGTTTATCTATCTTCATCTCTCATCTTGGTGTTTCTTGGAGATACTGTTTGAATCTTTCCACTTTCTGAATTGAGTATTTGAGCTCTTGTTGAATGTTGAACCTAG
It encodes the following:
- a CDS encoding winged-helix DNA-binding transcription factor family protein (winged-helix DNA-binding transcription factor family protein; FUNCTIONS IN: DNA binding; INVOLVED IN: nucleosome assembly; LOCATED IN: nucleus, nucleosome; EXPRESSED IN: 23 plant structures; EXPRESSED DURING: 13 growth stages; CONTAINS InterPro DOMAIN/s: Winged helix-turn-helix transcription repressor DNA-binding (InterPro:IPR011991), Histone H5 (InterPro:IPR005819), Histone H1/H5 (InterPro:IPR005818); BEST Arabidopsis thaliana protein match is: winged-helix DNA-binding transcription factor family protein (TAIR:AT1G06760.1).), whose protein sequence is MSIEEENVPTTVDSGAADTTVKSPEKKPAAKGGKSKKTTTAKATKKPVKAAAPTKKKTTSSHPTYEEMIKDAIVTLKERTGSSQYAIQKFIEEKHKSLPPTFRKLLLVNLKRLVASEKLVKVKASFKIPSARSAATPKPAAPVKKKATVVAKPKASRTSTRTSPGKKVAAPAKKVAVTKKAPAKSVKVKSPAKRASTRKAKK
- a CDS encoding winged-helix DNA-binding transcription factor family protein (winged-helix DNA-binding transcription factor family protein; FUNCTIONS IN: DNA binding; INVOLVED IN: nucleosome assembly; LOCATED IN: nucleolus, nucleus, nucleosome; EXPRESSED IN: 23 plant structures; EXPRESSED DURING: 13 growth stages; CONTAINS InterPro DOMAIN/s: Winged helix-turn-helix transcription repressor DNA-binding (InterPro:IPR011991), Histone H5 (InterPro:IPR005819), Histone H1/H5 (InterPro:IPR005818); BEST Arabidopsis thaliana protein match is: winged-helix DNA-binding transcription factor family protein (TAIR:AT1G06760.1); Has 19743 Blast hits to 11193 proteins in 1486 species: Archae - 45; Bacteria - 7849; Metazoa - 5019; Fungi - 1189; Plants - 983; Viruses - 143; Other Eukaryotes - 4515 (source: NCBI BLink).), which translates into the protein MSIEEENVPTTVDSGAADTTVKSPEKKPAAKGGKSKKTTTAKATKKPVKAAAPTKKKTTSSHPTYEEMIKDAIVTLKERTGSSQYAIQKFIEEKHKSLPPTFRKLLLVNLKRLVASEKLVKVKASFKIPSARSAATPKPAAPVKKKATVVAKPKGKVAAAVAPAKAKAAAKGTKKPAAKVVAKAKVTAKPKAKVTAAKPKSKSVAAVSKTKAVAAKPKAKERPAKASRTSTRTSPGKKVAAPAKKVAVTKKAPAKSVKVKSPAKRASTRKAKK